The genomic interval GATGCCCCCGACGCGGCGTCAGGTGCAGCCGCTGGTTAGGCCGCGGACGACTTGACATTGACCACAATACAGTCCATATTATAGTCAATGACATTTGAGGCATCTATGAAACTGAGCACCGCCGTAAAGCCCATCAGTTATCTGAAGGCTCACGCCTCCGAACTGATTCGCGACATCACCAATACACGCCAAACGCTGGTTATCACTCACAACGGCGAAGCCAAGGTGGTCGTCCAGGACATTCGCTCCTATGAGCGTATGCAGGAGACTCTCGCACTGCTGAAGATCCTCACGAGGAGCAAGCAAAACATCCAGCGTGGGAAGGCAAAGTCTATGGACGATGTCTTCATGTCACTTGACCAGCGCATCGCTGCATTCAAGAATGAAAACGTATAACGTCATCTTCGATCAGGATGCCGAAGATGACATCTTCGACATCTACGCGTTTGTCGCGATGAATGATTCTGTAGAGCGAGCCGACAAGTTGCTGGACGCCCTACGGCAGACCTGTCTCAGGCTTCGGAAATTTCCCCCTCGGGGGAACACGGTCTCTGAGCTATTCGACATTGGAGTCCTGGAATTCCGAGAACTGCACTACAAACCCTACCGCATCATCTATTCCTTCGAATCAACAACGGTCTACGTCCATTGTATTCTCGATGGGCGGCGGGACATCCAGGACCTCCTGCAGGAACGACTCCTGCGCTAGGCTCACGCACCCTAACGACTCGCGGCTCACCCGCGCCGCGAAACGAATGCTGATTTTGAAAACCTCAACCAACACTATGAAAGACTAAGGTCAATACCCCGGTGCCCGTGGCGCGGCGTCAGGTGCAGCCGCTGGTTAGGGGGCATGGACTATTGACATTGTCTACTGATTGTGATAGTTTTCCCAATGGACCTTACCTGGGATCCGGCCAAAGAACGTAAGCTGCGAAAAGAGCGTGGAATCGAATTGCGCGAAATCGCCGATTTGATTCTCGATCGCAAGTACCTTGACATTCTGCAGAATCCGAGCCGACTGTCCCAGTACATCTTCATCCTGCCCTATCACGGCTATACACACGTTGTGCCTTTTGTCATCGGCAGAGATGAATCGATTGTGCTCAAGACCGCGTTCCCTAGCCGTAAGTTCCATCAATCCTATGGGAAATCCAATGAAGACTAAGCTTGATGCATCCGAAAAAGCCATTGAGCGTTCTGCCTCTTCATATCGCCCGGTGCCGCCAAAGGACCGTAAGCGCATTGAGACAATTCTGACCAGATCGAAGAAGAGCCGGAATATCAATATCCGTATTTCTGAACTGACTCTGGCAGAACTCAAGAAACTGGCTGAGCGAGAAGGTCTGCCGTATCAGACTCTCGTATCAAGCATTCTCCACAAGTACGTGACCAACCGCCTTGTGGATGAAGATGCTGTAGAGAAGTCGTTGCGATTCCTACGAGCCAACGAATAGGGCAATCGTACTCAGGCCCCTCTTCCCCCCCCCAATCCGGCTCCCCGCTGTTCCATGCCCCCTAACGGATCGCGGCTCACCTGCGCCGCGAAACGACTGCTGAATTGGAAACGTCAACCAACACTATAAATGACTAAGGTCGATACCCCGAGCCCGTTGCGCGGCGTCAGGTGCAGCCGCTGGTTAGGCAAAAACCTCCCTTCAAAATCCTTCCCACCTAGAAAAGCCGATAATGTTCTGGTTTGCGTCAGCCCACCAAGATGGTCGCTGTTCAGTGGATGGACTCCAAATTCCAATCAGCACAGGTTCACCACGAACGTATCGGAAGTAGAAATACGGTCGGCCAAGGAAACCATCCTCTAGAAAGACGTACGAATGCTCACCATTTTTCAGACCCGGGAACAAAGGGAAGTCCATCTCCGAGACCCATCCAATTGCGTTTTGGTAAGCGTCTACAATGCCAGGAAGCGTGCGGTAGATTTCCGACAGCCTAATCGGATTGTAGGGCTCATCAAACCCCAGTACTCCATATCTCTGCGCGCCAAGGAAAGATTGAATCGTGTCAGGCCGAAGGGAAGGATCCAATGAATTCCATCCCGTGTACACCCCAGCTTCGACCTGCTTTGCTGAAATTGAATCGAAACGCACGATAATCTCGCCAATCACCCAAGGGGCAAAGAACTTGGTAGCGAGGACCTTCGCGATTGCAGGGTAGATGTTCACGGAATCGGAATACTTATGCCGCAAATACTTCAGGCTGTACATCACTCTCTGTTTGGTTGAATCGCTGGCCAGGAGTTTTCCCTCGAACCATAAAGCGAACTGTGCTCCCTCAGTAGAATCCTCACGCGTATATGCGAAATTCAGCGAGCCACCTTCGGGCGAAGGTGCGACTGGTTGGTTCTTGGTACACCCTAAACAGCAAGCAATCAACAGAAACGAGAAATGGCTCGACGTCCTCAATCTCACGAGTTCCCTCCCCGAGGTTTTTGCCTAACGGATCGCGGCTCACCTGCGCCGCGAAACGACTGCTGAATGTGAAAACCTCAACCAACACTATAAATGACTAAGGTCAATACCCCGGTGTCCGTGGCGCGGCGTCAGGTGCAGCCGCTGGTTAGGCAGCATCCATATTACGCTAGAGTCGCCTATCAACCCAAAATGACATGGTTCCATTGGACAGATAGTAGGGGTGCCACGGCCTCCCGAAGAAACGGCCACTCATGACCGCATTTGTATCCCAATTCTGGATCTTCAATATGCCTGCGCGAATCGTGTCCGCCCTGGTGCCGGGGTAGTCTGAAATCGCCACGCCCCAAACCGCGATGACGCTAGGCAGATGACCCCCACGGCCGTGAAGTAACTTGACGTGATGCTCGTACATCTCATCGCCCGTGGAGTAGCGCCGCCATACATGAACCGTGTCTTCATGAACTTCTGCGTTCCAAGCACAATGCCGACCTTGCCAGTCAATAATGCTTGAGTCCTTGGGCGTGAGGACGGGGGTTATATCGTACGGTTTCACGATGACCGAAAGCGTGTCACTTTGTTCCGTAACTCGAAATGTCGATGACACTGCCGTTTGACGATCAATGGGGACAGACACAGGCCCCGATCTAGCACCAAAGGGGACCACAACACTCAGGGTGCCCGCACTTTCACAGTCCACGTACAATGCTTCGTGCACGCCTGGGAAGAAGATACTGTACCGCCAGGATGGATGGAAGCGAGCACAGGTGAAATTGATTGTTGCGCCAATATTCCCGGAATCGGGTTGGACGGAGACTGACAAGTTGCCCCTCTTTGGGTCGGTTCCCCGTTCGACTGTGGTTACCTCACCAGCGTCATGCTCGAAGCATCCAGGAGCAATGGTGAGGCCCGCGACAGCGAAGCAGACTGTTACAATTCTAGTATTCATAGGGATGCTACCTAACGGATCGCGGCTCACCTGCGCCGCGAAACGACTGCTGATTTTGAAAACCTCAACCAGCACTATAGATGACAAAGGTCGATACCCCGATGCCCGAGGCGCGGCGTCAGGTGCAGCCGCTGGTTAGGCGGGCGCTCTGTCTTGACGACTTGACAACGGTTCACAAATACGTTAACTTCTTCTCATGAGGACCATCGAATTCTACCGGACGGAGGGCGGCAAATGCCCCGTCGAGGAATTCCTCGACTCGCTTTCTGACAAGCACACCCAGAAGGTCACCTGGGTCCTGCGTCTGGTCGAGCGCATGGACCGTGTACCGGAGCAATATCTCAAAAAGCTGGTTGGCACTGACCATCTCTGGGAGATCCGGGCTCAAATAGCTGGGAATAGCTATCGTTTGCTTGGATTCTTTGATGGACCCGTCCTGATGGTATTAACGTCGGGCTTCTCAAAAAAGCAACAGAAGACGCCACAGCGTGAGATTCAACTAGCCGAAGCACGACGATTGAACTATCTACAGAGAAAGAAACCATGAGCGACGTCGAGAAATACATTGTTCGCCGAAAGGCAAAGAGCACAAGGTTCGCTAAGGACTTTGAAGAAGGCTATCGCGCCTTCGAATTCAGCGTCATGCTTCGCAAGGCCCGCGAAGATGCCGGTGTCACTCAGGAAACCATTGCACGGAAGCTCCGGACGAAGAAATCCGCTATTTCCCGGATTGAGAATCATGCTGAAGACATCCGTCTCTCTACCCTCGAAAAGTACGCCAACGCCCTCGGACGCAAGCTCCGAGTGCAGCTCACCGACTAGTTCGCCCGCCTAACGGATCGCGGCTCACCTGCGCCGCGAAACGAATGTGAATTGCAAGCAACCAAAACCTATAACAGACCCGGTCACGACCCCGATGCCCGTGGCGCGGCGTCAGGTGCAGCCGCTGGTTAGGCGGTTGCGGATAATCCGGAATTCCGGTACTTTGCTCCATGCCGGAGATTAGCCGATTTCTCGGAATAGTCATTGCGATCTTCTATCGGGATCACGTCCCGCCGCACTTTCATGCGAAATACGGCGAATTTGAAATCACGGTAGGAATCGAAACTGGCATTGTCTCGGGCCAATTGTCAAGGGCCCATGATTCCCAGTATCGGGGTCAGACCATTCCCCACCCTTTGGTTGCGTGGGTGGTGGATCATTCAGTCACTGTTTTGTCAAGTGTAGCGCATCGCCTTTCAGTCCCTTTTTCTCGCGGTAGGATTCGCCTTTGAAGAACGATCTGATGAGCGTTGGGCCAATCGGTCCATGACGGCATTGGCCATCACCTTGTCGGGGAAGACAGCGAGCCAGTCTTCCAGGGAGCGGTTGCTGGTCAGGATCGTTGATGCTGAACCATAGCGGTTGTCGACGATCGTGTAGACCCACTCGGCAGAACGGGCATCGAGTTTTCGCATGGCGAACTCATCGATGACAAGGAGATCGCACCGGGAGAGACTCTTGAGAAGCCGCTCGGTCGATGCCGTGAGATCAGCCTTGGTGAGCGACTCTCGATCAGTGCGGGGAACTTGAAGAACTCCACGGTGAGGAAGCGTCGGCAGGCAGCGTGTGAGAGCGCTAAGCCAGATGAGTCTTCCCCCGTCCCCGGTGGGACCGAGGAAGAAGACATTCTCCGCTCGCTGGATGAAGCGGCACGTGCCCAGTTCCCGGATCAACGCGCGCCGGGGTATGGGCTGCAAAAGAAAAATCAAAGCTCTCAAGTGTTTGGCCCGCATCGAGGTGAGCATGCTTGATAAGCCGGTCGAGTTTTCTGTTGCGTCGTGCTTCGATCTCGTCGGCGAGTAGCATGGTCAGGAGTTCGGCCAGCGACATTTGACTCTGGGCGGCCTCCATGAGGGCGGAGTTCCAGCGTGTCGGGAGCCATCGGAGAGCTTCAGTGCCCCAGGTTGTCCGGTGAGATCGGCAGGGGCAGCGAGCAAGAGCTGATCAGCCATTGGCCACCTCCCCGTCCGTGTGCACGGCTGCGGAAGTAGTCGGCCGATCGCGAAGCTCTCCGTCGTCTTGGGACGGCGGCCAGGCCTTCCGAGACGCGTCCTCCTGCTGTTCTTTGCGGACGGACTCCAGCATGTGCCGGAACAGATGGGTGTTGATCGGTTTGTCTGAGTGCAAGAGCGCGCTTGGCTGCGTGCTCGACGACATCGACGCTGTATCCCGCCAGCCACATCGCGCAGCCCCAGCGCAGCGCATTAGGAGAAGCCAGGCAGCGCTGAGCAGGTCGGTGACGAGCTGCTCGAAACACCACCGGCTTCCCGGGCGGTCGCGATCAGCCACCGCGGCGTCTTCTCGAAGAGCGAACTGCACGGTCGCCAGAGAAGTCCTCACGGTCAGTGTAGGTGGTCTGTCCGGCGATGAGGGCCGTGATCTTGATCAGGTCATGGTTGCGATAGACCTTGGCTTGCTTCGGCGTGATCATCACCTGCACGGTTTTGTTCCAAATATATTCGGTCGGCAGCGAGATGCGGTGGCCGGGGCACGAGATGTAGTGATCCGGATGTCACCACACGGCTTCGGCCCAGCGGGCGATGGTATACGGCGCCGTGGGTAGAGCGATGAGTGCCTGCTCTTCGCATGTGCCCGGAAGCGCTGGAAGGCGGCTCACCGGTCGTGCCGTGCTTGCGCGTGCCACTCCGGAGAAGCCACGAGCAGGCCGAGCGGTTGAGATCGCCGAAGTGTGCCTGACGGATGTTCGGCAACGAGCATCCTGTAGAGTTCGCGTACCGTCTGCACATCGCGCTCGACTTTGCCCTTGTCCTTCGGGGACGCCGTGCGGCAGGGATCGATATGGGTGTGGTAGTGGTCAGCAAAATCGGCATAGGAGCGGTTCAGTACCGGATCGTAGATGTGGCTTCCAAGCCCCGGTCTTCCAGGTTATCGATCCGTGAGGACCTTGGTCACGCCGCCGAACCATGCGGCCGTATCCACATGACTCTGCGTGAAGCTCGCCTGGTCCTGCGTGAAGACGAACTGGATGAACTTGTGTCGGCTGTAGCCGAGCGTTGCGATGAAGGCGTAGACAACGCGGCGGCGCTTCTCCATCGGGTCCCAGAGGAGACCCACCTTGGCGTAGTCGATCTGGGTCTGCTCACCCGGTCTGGTCTCGATGTACGGCAGGTCGTGCGGCGGGCCTTCACCGAGAGTCCCCGCGGGCCCGGGCAGCGTTTGAAGCTGGAAAGTAGCTGACCTTGCCCCCCAGCTCGTGGCGCCGGGCGATCACAACCGGAAGGCGGTCTTTGGCTTGAGCGGATGTTCGCCGTCGCCGATCAGAGCCGGAGGATCTCTTCGATGTGTGGCTCCAGAAGCATCTGGCCGGTGGCCTTGGCGTGGATCCTCCGGCTTGCCGCTTCCTGGAGCCGGGGCAGGATCTCTTCCTTGCGTTC from Ignavibacteriota bacterium carries:
- a CDS encoding toxin, whose translation is MDLTWDPAKERKLRKERGIELREIADLILDRKYLDILQNPSRLSQYIFILPYHGYTHVVPFVIGRDESIVLKTAFPSRKFHQSYGKSNED
- a CDS encoding DUF4160 domain-containing protein produces the protein MPEISRFLGIVIAIFYRDHVPPHFHAKYGEFEITVGIETGIVSGQLSRAHDSQYRGQTIPHPLVAWVVDHSVTVLSSVAHRLSVPFSRGRIRL
- a CDS encoding type II toxin-antitoxin system Phd/YefM family antitoxin produces the protein MKLSTAVKPISYLKAHASELIRDITNTRQTLVITHNGEAKVVVQDIRSYERMQETLALLKILTRSKQNIQRGKAKSMDDVFMSLDQRIAAFKNENV
- a CDS encoding transposase; translation: MEKRRRVVYAFIATLGYSRHKFIQFVFTQDQASFTQSHVDTAAWFGGVTKVLTDR
- a CDS encoding ATP-binding protein → MLTSMRAKHLRALIFLLQPIPRRALIRELGTCRFIQRAENVFFLGPTGDGGRLIWLSALTRCLPTLPHRGVLQVPRTDRESLTKADLTASTERLLKSLSRCDLLVIDEFAMRKLDARSAEWVYTIVDNRYGSASTILTSNRSLEDWLAVFPDKVMANAVMDRLAQRSSDRSSKANPTARKRD
- a CDS encoding type II toxin-antitoxin system RelE/ParE family toxin, with product MKTYNVIFDQDAEDDIFDIYAFVAMNDSVERADKLLDALRQTCLRLRKFPPRGNTVSELFDIGVLEFRELHYKPYRIIYSFESTTVYVHCILDGRRDIQDLLQERLLR
- a CDS encoding helix-turn-helix transcriptional regulator — translated: MSDVEKYIVRRKAKSTRFAKDFEEGYRAFEFSVMLRKAREDAGVTQETIARKLRTKKSAISRIENHAEDIRLSTLEKYANALGRKLRVQLTD
- a CDS encoding type II toxin-antitoxin system RelE/ParE family toxin is translated as MRTIEFYRTEGGKCPVEEFLDSLSDKHTQKVTWVLRLVERMDRVPEQYLKKLVGTDHLWEIRAQIAGNSYRLLGFFDGPVLMVLTSGFSKKQQKTPQREIQLAEARRLNYLQRKKP